AACAAGGTCTGCTCCCTGAATACCTTCGCCCATCATGCGCTGGATACTGTTTGAACCGCCGCCTCCACAACCTACTACTTTGATGGTCGTTTTAAGACTTCTCAGTATTTCTTCAAGTTCAGCATCCACTTCTATGTCTTCATTGGAGTAATCTGAGTTTGAGTTCTCTCCCTGCCCGATACGTCCTTCCAGGGCAGATCGAGCAAGGGCTTCTTCCACAATGGATCTCATGCTACTGTTTTCCTCCATTCTGCTGGGGTGATCATTTAACGGATTGTATTAGAAACAAGTATATTACAACAAGGGACAAATTATTTTAACCATCACATATACAGTTTCCAATTTAATAGTTTTCCTTTTCTAGTTTTTGAATTTACACTATATATGTTTAATAATTTTATTAATGTTACTCTATCTACTGTCTGAAGTTATATTTCTTGCTCTTGGAGACTATCTGGTATCTTCTTTTTTCTGCCAGATCTTCTTTAATTTCTTTGTCTCAAATGTATATTTTTTTATTTTTTATATTTTTTTGAGGCTGGTTCCTATATTTTTAGCTTTCCCTTTTTTCCTGATTTTTTTTACAATGATTCCTCCTAATTTTACATTGAGCTCAGCCTGTTTGCACTCAGTCCTTCACCGGGTTTCTGTTCAGGTTCCTGTCAGTTCTCCTGCTCGGGTTCTCTCTTTGAACCTGGTAAAACTAATTATATTTCCAGTTATGCTCTTCCTCTCGATTCCCCTAAAATTATCCCAGTTGCAATCAGATGGGCGACCCTGAGAGGCTCTGGAATACTACTTCTTATTGAAGTAAGACGGATTATCTTTTCTGCACTTTTTGCTCCTATCCCGGTTTTCTGGATGTATATCGAAGCCTCGTTTCTTCCAGTGAATAGTTTTTCTATTTTACCTGCTTTTTTTATTATGTTCCAGCGCTCCTCACCATCTGAGAAATGCCTGAGAGCAGATCGAATCTTTTCAAAATCAGGGTAGGAGCGCATGACCACAATAACAGGAAGTCCTGTCTCCCTGTAAAGCTCTTCTATGTCGACAACGTTAAAGCCTCCATAGGTGATTCCATCAAGCATGATAATCCTTAGCTGGCCGTAGTGCCTGCTATTCTTTATCATCGTGATCATAGTCTCAGTAGCATCAAGCCCGTCTCTGGTAATCTCCGAGCGCAGGACTCCGTCTATCCAGTCTCCTCCTCTGAAAACAGTCCCTATTATCATTACCTTTTCATTAAGAAGCGCAGAGTCGTCTATGCCCAGAATTCGGATTTCGGGTTTTACATGAAAATCTGAATTCACAGCTACCTGTATGTCTGAATTACAAAAATAGTTTGCCGGTTTCCCA
The genomic region above belongs to Methanosarcina horonobensis HB-1 = JCM 15518 and contains:
- a CDS encoding endonuclease dU → MNSDFHVKPEIRILGIDDSALLNEKVMIIGTVFRGGDWIDGVLRSEITRDGLDATETMITMIKNSRHYGQLRIIMLDGITYGGFNVVDIEELYRETGLPVIVVMRSYPDFEKIRSALRHFSDGEERWNIIKKAGKIEKLFTGRNEASIYIQKTGIGAKSAEKIIRLTSIRSSIPEPLRVAHLIATGIILGESRGRA